A genomic segment from Actinoplanes sichuanensis encodes:
- a CDS encoding AAA family ATPase, whose product MLDPMTVSVHSTVLVGRDPDLAVLREALKRAHGDEPATVLIGGEAGVGKSRLVEEFCRPLDARVLLGQCLELGEEGLPFAPFAAALRELCRREGRAVLGGREAEFARLLPELGPAAEPGETRRGHLFELVGALFARLGEERPVVLVVEDLHWADRSTRDLIAFLVRSARVPRLLLIATYRTDELHRGHPLRPFLAELERVRGVQRHDLDRLDRDGTAELLGHLLGAEPDPPTVDAISRRAQGIPFFIEQFAASTDPRCGDIPDTLRDLLLSRADQLPDAAQRVLRVAAVGGIRFGHELLTRVAAVDFAGGNHAGGGSGGGDFGGGNHVGGPLAGGGSGGGNHAGGPLAGGDRAGRDFAGAVEAALESALRAAVAAQLIVIDPDGGYEFRHALVREAVHDDLLPGERARLHARYAQAIESEPHLVEADRAPAEIAHHWFSARDHARALVAAHRAADAAGRRYAFAERARLLDRMLELWDQVPDPAALVGAGHLDLLEEAALAAIDSGEHMRALTLTRATLADLDFEAQPVRAARLLIRRAKLLRNAGKSDGAAEAREAYRLLASQPRDHTWLKLLSNVVYVLSAVDDPDTDRIAQMVLTAAAELGDEAAQAAAEITYSRVCSGRLPAADSVPAMRRSVDRSRAAGDVPNLAAALVNLSDALFELGDYAASAAAAAEGVPLADRVGVSRTTGVYLLANHAEALMALGRWDEADTLLAQAARHDPPGTLALPGLGLRARLRLARGHDGATQTVRQAVTSLAKTFLTHEARICLLELRIIAAQAGGDTSAARAAAEAALQDPALSSRPRYSWPILTAAARTLPPTAPSAAAHVFPAVSGSGGAVPALPSTSRVGAVDALSAASGSGGVVPALPPTSPSAAAHVFPTRTSAGVAPGSGTSPAVAGVDPVLPAAAVDPSPAAPAAPSPSPGSSPQSSSAAEAVRSSVLPAPLPAATGKGGAVSPAAPGLGGAVLPAAVGLGGAVSSAAPGLGGAVLPVAVGPGGAVSSAVPGLSGAASPVAEDLEGAIRAVAALLPQRYPAERAYAAQLTAILDGGAERWQATVEAWRVDGQPYQLAGALLALAEASAADRSAAAAALTEAAALATALGARPLCEAIDILARRLGIRNSAVPAASPEVLTAREREVLRLVAEGHSNGRIAERLFISPKTASVHVSRIIAKLAVTNRVEAAAVAHRLGYLDT is encoded by the coding sequence ATGCTCGATCCCATGACGGTGAGCGTGCACAGCACGGTCCTGGTCGGCCGCGATCCCGACCTGGCCGTGCTGCGCGAGGCCCTCAAACGAGCCCACGGCGACGAGCCGGCCACCGTGCTGATCGGCGGCGAGGCCGGCGTCGGCAAGAGCCGCCTCGTCGAGGAGTTCTGCCGCCCGCTCGACGCCCGAGTCCTCCTCGGCCAGTGCCTGGAGTTGGGCGAGGAGGGTCTGCCCTTCGCGCCGTTCGCGGCCGCGCTGCGTGAGCTGTGCCGCCGCGAGGGCCGGGCCGTGCTCGGCGGGCGGGAGGCCGAGTTCGCCCGGCTGCTGCCCGAGCTGGGCCCGGCCGCCGAGCCCGGCGAGACCCGTCGCGGCCACCTGTTCGAGCTGGTCGGCGCGCTCTTCGCCAGACTCGGCGAGGAGCGCCCGGTGGTCCTGGTGGTGGAGGATCTGCACTGGGCCGACAGATCCACCCGCGACCTGATCGCCTTCCTGGTCCGCTCGGCCCGGGTGCCCCGGCTACTGCTGATCGCCACCTACCGCACCGACGAGCTGCACCGCGGTCACCCGCTGCGCCCGTTCCTGGCCGAGTTGGAGCGGGTCCGCGGGGTCCAGCGGCACGACCTCGACCGGCTCGACCGCGACGGCACCGCCGAGCTGCTCGGCCACCTGCTCGGCGCCGAGCCCGACCCGCCCACGGTCGACGCGATCAGCCGCCGCGCCCAGGGCATTCCGTTCTTCATCGAGCAGTTCGCCGCATCCACCGACCCGCGCTGCGGCGACATCCCCGACACGCTCCGCGACCTGCTGCTCTCCCGCGCCGACCAGCTGCCCGACGCGGCCCAGCGGGTGCTGCGGGTGGCCGCGGTCGGCGGCATCCGATTCGGCCACGAGCTACTCACCCGGGTCGCCGCCGTCGATTTCGCCGGCGGCAACCACGCCGGCGGCGGCTCGGGCGGCGGCGATTTCGGCGGTGGCAACCACGTTGGTGGGCCCTTGGCCGGCGGCGGCTCGGGCGGTGGCAATCATGCTGGTGGCCCCTTGGCCGGTGGCGACCGCGCGGGCCGCGATTTCGCCGGTGCCGTTGAGGCGGCCTTGGAGTCCGCGCTGCGCGCCGCGGTCGCCGCCCAGCTCATCGTCATCGATCCCGATGGGGGCTACGAGTTCCGGCACGCCCTGGTCCGTGAGGCCGTCCATGACGATCTGCTGCCCGGCGAGCGGGCCCGGCTGCACGCCCGCTACGCCCAGGCCATCGAGTCCGAGCCGCACCTGGTCGAGGCCGATCGAGCCCCCGCCGAGATCGCCCACCACTGGTTCTCCGCCCGCGATCACGCCCGTGCCCTCGTCGCCGCGCACCGTGCCGCCGACGCCGCCGGCCGCCGCTACGCCTTCGCCGAGCGGGCCCGCCTCCTCGACCGCATGCTCGAGCTGTGGGACCAGGTGCCTGACCCGGCCGCGCTGGTCGGCGCCGGCCACCTCGACCTGCTGGAGGAGGCCGCGCTGGCCGCCATCGACTCCGGCGAGCACATGCGCGCCCTCACACTGACCCGGGCCACCCTCGCCGACCTCGACTTCGAGGCCCAGCCGGTCCGCGCCGCCCGCCTCCTGATCCGCCGCGCCAAGCTGCTGCGCAACGCCGGCAAAAGCGACGGCGCCGCCGAGGCCCGGGAGGCTTATCGGCTGCTCGCCTCCCAGCCTCGCGACCACACCTGGCTGAAACTGCTCAGCAACGTCGTGTACGTCCTGTCCGCCGTCGACGACCCCGACACCGACCGGATCGCCCAGATGGTGCTCACCGCTGCCGCCGAGCTCGGCGACGAGGCGGCCCAGGCCGCCGCCGAGATCACCTACAGCAGGGTGTGCAGCGGCCGACTCCCCGCCGCCGACAGCGTGCCCGCCATGCGCCGTTCCGTCGATCGCAGCCGAGCCGCCGGCGACGTCCCCAACCTGGCCGCCGCCCTGGTCAACCTCTCCGACGCCCTGTTCGAGCTCGGCGACTACGCCGCCTCCGCAGCCGCCGCCGCCGAGGGCGTCCCCTTGGCCGACCGGGTCGGCGTCAGCCGCACCACCGGCGTCTACCTGCTGGCCAACCACGCCGAGGCTCTGATGGCCCTGGGCCGCTGGGACGAGGCCGACACCCTCCTGGCCCAGGCCGCCCGCCACGACCCGCCCGGCACACTGGCCCTCCCCGGCCTCGGCCTCCGAGCCCGGCTGCGTCTGGCCCGGGGCCATGACGGCGCCACCCAGACCGTCAGGCAGGCGGTGACGTCCCTGGCCAAGACGTTCCTGACCCACGAGGCCCGCATCTGCCTCCTGGAGTTGCGCATCATCGCCGCCCAGGCCGGCGGCGACACCTCAGCCGCCCGCGCTGCGGCCGAGGCCGCCCTCCAGGACCCCGCCCTTAGTTCCCGCCCGCGCTACTCCTGGCCGATCCTGACCGCCGCGGCCCGCACACTCCCGCCCACCGCCCCATCCGCGGCGGCCCATGTCTTCCCGGCTGTGTCGGGTTCGGGCGGAGCGGTCCCTGCGCTTCCGTCCACCTCACGGGTTGGGGCGGTCGATGCCCTTTCGGCTGCGTCGGGTTCGGGCGGGGTGGTTCCTGCGCTTCCACCCACCTCGCCATCCGCGGCGGCCCACGTCTTTCCGACCCGGACCTCGGCCGGAGTCGCGCCCGGATCTGGGACTTCGCCCGCGGTGGCCGGCGTCGATCCGGTCTTGCCGGCCGCTGCTGTCGACCCTTCGCCGGCGGCTCCGGCGGCTCCCTCGCCTTCGCCCGGATCCAGCCCACAGTCCTCGTCGGCCGCCGAAGCTGTGCGGTCCTCGGTGTTACCGGCTCCCTTGCCCGCCGCGACGGGCAAGGGTGGTGCGGTCTCGCCCGCGGCGCCGGGTTTGGGTGGTGCGGTCTTGCCCGCCGCGGTGGGCCTGGGTGGTGCGGTCTCGTCTGCGGCGCCGGGTTTGGGTGGTGCGGTCTTGCCCGTGGCGGTAGGTCCGGGTGGTGCGGTTTCGTCTGCGGTGCCGGGGCTGAGCGGTGCGGCCTCGCCCGTGGCGGAGGATTTGGAGGGCGCGATCCGGGCGGTGGCCGCTCTCCTGCCGCAGCGGTACCCCGCCGAGCGAGCCTATGCCGCCCAGCTCACCGCCATCCTGGACGGCGGCGCCGAGCGCTGGCAGGCGACGGTCGAGGCCTGGCGGGTGGATGGACAGCCGTATCAGTTGGCCGGCGCACTACTCGCCCTGGCCGAAGCCTCCGCCGCGGACCGTTCCGCCGCCGCGGCGGCTCTCACCGAGGCCGCCGCCCTCGCAACCGCGCTCGGGGCCAGACCGTTGTGCGAGGCCATCGACATCCTGGCCCGCCGGCTTGGCATCCGGAACAGCGCAGTTCCCGCCGCGAGCCCCGAAGTCCTGACTGCCCGCGAACGCGAAGTCCTCCGCCTGGTAGCCGAAGGCCACAGCAACGGCCGCATCGCCGAACGTCTGTTCATCTCTCCGAAAACCGCGAGCGTCCACGTCTCCCGGATCATCGCCAAGCTGGCGGTGACCAACCGAGTCGAGGCCGCCGCAGTAGCCCACCGTCTCGGCTACCTCGACACCTGA
- a CDS encoding DUF4191 domain-containing protein, whose protein sequence is MAKPQEKVSFGERLKQIGQVFAFTAKQDKWFVPLVIGAVAIPVAITVTIVLLTSGWLWIPVGILFTLLAVLIVLNLRSNTAMMNVAEGQPGAAASLMENMRGDWRVRPAASSTTQFDMVHVVIGKPGVILLAEGDPQRVRSLLSQEKKRLVKVIGNAPIYDYVIGSEEGQLSIRKLRSTMLRLPKNLTGKDVNALDKRLGALMSRPQMPKGAIPKNMRPSKGAFRQQRPR, encoded by the coding sequence ATGGCAAAACCCCAGGAGAAGGTGTCGTTCGGCGAGCGCCTGAAGCAGATCGGCCAGGTGTTCGCGTTCACCGCGAAGCAGGACAAGTGGTTCGTCCCGCTGGTCATCGGCGCGGTGGCGATCCCGGTCGCGATCACCGTGACGATCGTGCTCCTGACGAGTGGTTGGCTGTGGATCCCGGTCGGCATCCTGTTCACGCTGCTGGCCGTGCTGATCGTGCTCAATCTGCGGTCCAACACCGCGATGATGAACGTGGCGGAGGGCCAGCCCGGCGCCGCCGCCTCGCTGATGGAGAACATGCGTGGCGACTGGCGGGTGCGCCCGGCCGCGAGCTCCACGACGCAGTTCGACATGGTGCACGTGGTGATCGGCAAGCCGGGTGTGATCCTGCTCGCCGAGGGCGACCCGCAGCGGGTCCGGAGCCTGCTCAGCCAGGAGAAGAAGCGGCTGGTCAAGGTGATCGGCAATGCCCCGATCTACGACTACGTGATCGGCTCCGAGGAGGGGCAGCTGTCGATCCGCAAGCTGCGCTCGACGATGCTGCGCCTGCCGAAGAACCTGACCGGCAAGGACGTCAACGCCCTGGACAAGCGGCTCGGCGCCCTGATGTCGCGCCCCCAGATGCCGAAGGGCGCGATCCCCAAGAACATGCGGCCGAGCAAGGGCGCGTTCCGGCAACAGCGCCCCCGCTGA
- a CDS encoding AAA family ATPase, with translation MVSTLAVPGTYPTLRDALEVAPDGAVVLLAPGTYRERIDLAGRRLTVRASGDPGSAVVDASGLDGPALAVASGEVEVDGLALVSDDYPAVAIGGGRVRLRRCELSAGYGAGLQVEGGATVDAAEVRVVAGQHGFVFSDAGGTVDSCVVGGVSDDGVIVRLGADPVIRDTRITDCGYRGVYVYQSGRPLIERCEISGTRDAGIVAAGGSSLRVVETWVHQTSGRPAIVVGAGCTATVDACRLEETADPPVEVDPRAQVTMTGAPQGDSDVERLLAELDSMIGLAGVKAEVRSLIDEIQVNEWRRGAGLSVGSASHHLIFTGAPGTGKTTVARIYGRLLRALGVLPDGQFREVSRRDLVGQYIGHTAEKTTTVFEEAMGGVLFIDEAYTLARAGGATADFGQEAIDTLVKLMEDHRERVALIVAGYTREMSDFLDANSGLASRFAKTLEFENYGPDELVMIADRIARNDDYVLADGLPEALWEHFGQLERDRNFGNAREARRLLEGMRKAQSGRLRAMGRMPSRDDLRTLMLADLRVATR, from the coding sequence GTGGTCAGCACCCTGGCGGTTCCGGGCACCTATCCGACCCTGCGCGATGCTCTCGAGGTGGCTCCCGACGGGGCCGTCGTCCTGCTGGCTCCGGGGACCTATCGGGAGCGGATCGACCTGGCCGGCCGGCGGTTGACCGTGCGGGCGTCGGGTGATCCCGGTTCGGCGGTGGTGGACGCGTCCGGTCTGGACGGTCCGGCGTTGGCCGTGGCGTCCGGCGAGGTCGAGGTGGACGGGCTGGCCCTGGTGTCGGACGACTATCCGGCGGTGGCGATCGGCGGCGGCCGGGTCCGGCTGCGGCGCTGCGAGTTGTCCGCGGGTTACGGCGCCGGTCTGCAGGTCGAGGGCGGCGCGACGGTGGACGCCGCGGAGGTGCGGGTGGTCGCCGGCCAGCACGGTTTCGTCTTCTCCGACGCCGGCGGCACGGTGGATTCGTGTGTGGTCGGCGGCGTCTCGGACGACGGGGTGATCGTGCGGCTCGGCGCGGACCCGGTGATCCGCGACACTCGGATCACCGACTGCGGCTACCGGGGTGTGTACGTCTACCAGTCGGGACGGCCGCTGATCGAGCGCTGTGAGATCTCCGGCACCCGCGACGCGGGCATCGTGGCGGCCGGTGGGAGTTCGCTGCGGGTCGTCGAGACGTGGGTGCATCAGACTTCCGGGCGGCCGGCGATCGTGGTCGGTGCCGGTTGCACGGCGACCGTCGACGCGTGCCGGCTGGAGGAGACCGCGGACCCACCGGTGGAGGTCGACCCGCGGGCCCAGGTGACGATGACGGGCGCCCCGCAGGGCGACTCCGACGTGGAGCGGCTACTCGCCGAGCTCGATTCGATGATCGGGCTGGCCGGGGTGAAGGCCGAGGTCCGGTCACTGATCGACGAGATCCAGGTGAACGAGTGGCGGCGCGGCGCGGGCCTGTCGGTCGGCTCGGCCAGCCACCACCTGATCTTCACGGGCGCTCCGGGCACCGGGAAGACGACGGTGGCCCGCATCTACGGGCGGCTGTTGCGGGCGCTGGGGGTGCTGCCGGACGGGCAGTTCCGTGAGGTGTCCCGACGTGACCTGGTCGGACAGTACATCGGGCACACCGCGGAGAAGACCACGACCGTGTTCGAGGAGGCGATGGGCGGGGTGCTGTTCATCGACGAGGCGTACACGCTGGCCCGGGCCGGCGGGGCGACCGCCGACTTCGGTCAGGAGGCGATCGACACGCTGGTGAAGCTGATGGAGGACCACCGGGAGCGGGTCGCGTTGATCGTGGCCGGCTACACCCGGGAGATGTCCGATTTCCTGGACGCGAATTCGGGTCTGGCCTCCCGGTTCGCCAAGACCCTCGAATTCGAGAACTACGGACCGGACGAGCTGGTGATGATCGCCGATCGGATCGCCCGCAACGACGACTACGTGCTCGCCGACGGGCTGCCGGAGGCGCTGTGGGAGCACTTCGGACAGCTGGAACGGGACCGCAACTTCGGCAACGCCCGGGAGGCGCGGCGGTTGCTGGAGGGCATGCGCAAGGCGCAGTCCGGGCGGCTGCGGGCGATGGGGCGGATGCCCAGCCGTGACGACCTTCGGACACTGATGCTCGCCGATCTGCGAGTGGCCACACGCTGA
- a CDS encoding type VII secretion protein EccE, protein MHRGEGTTYQTAPAVPVRAVPRRGHLGSLSLAQILVAEAVLLALAASLAATPVVLLLVGAGSAALLFVFFARRQNRWWLEHRQVARDHRRRRAARIDPRSGPVLAALRTIAPGLAVQDVAAADGTVGVARDEAGWFSVVTLDPAAAPLPLDTLFGVLSGTGQPGLVMELVTHTVPAPSPDVPAASPSGASYRQLAETTGAGPVPSYRESSVSIRVDARALAEALLDHTADPEAAAALVAGLARKVVTSLRRLGVVGQPLDADGLLALLARSCDVEPWALADGPGPDEAWNFWRSARLVHRTYWLRTWPGSATEIGSLFAWASTAPAAQTSVALVLGAAGAEDVPVRAFIRLATRPDADLRALDRVLVEGVRRVGGELQPLDGEQGPAAYATAPTGGGAG, encoded by the coding sequence GTGCACCGTGGGGAAGGAACCACCTACCAGACCGCGCCGGCGGTCCCGGTCCGCGCGGTACCTCGGCGCGGGCATCTCGGGTCGCTGAGCCTCGCGCAGATCCTGGTCGCCGAGGCGGTGCTGCTGGCGCTGGCGGCGTCGCTGGCCGCCACCCCGGTGGTGTTGCTGCTGGTCGGCGCGGGCTCGGCGGCCCTGCTGTTCGTCTTCTTCGCGCGTCGGCAGAACCGCTGGTGGCTGGAGCACCGGCAGGTGGCCCGCGACCATCGGCGCCGCCGCGCCGCCCGGATCGATCCCCGGTCGGGGCCGGTGCTGGCCGCGCTGCGCACGATCGCACCCGGTCTGGCCGTGCAGGACGTGGCGGCCGCCGACGGTACGGTCGGGGTGGCCCGGGACGAGGCCGGCTGGTTCAGCGTCGTCACGCTCGACCCGGCCGCCGCGCCGCTGCCCCTGGACACCCTGTTCGGCGTCCTCTCCGGCACCGGCCAGCCCGGCCTGGTGATGGAGCTGGTCACGCACACGGTGCCGGCGCCGAGCCCGGACGTGCCGGCCGCGTCGCCGTCGGGTGCCTCCTACCGGCAGCTGGCCGAGACGACGGGAGCCGGACCGGTCCCGTCGTACCGCGAGTCGTCGGTCAGCATCCGGGTCGACGCGCGGGCGCTGGCCGAGGCGCTGCTCGATCACACCGCCGACCCGGAGGCGGCCGCCGCACTCGTCGCCGGCCTGGCCCGCAAGGTGGTGACCAGCCTGCGCCGGCTCGGGGTGGTCGGGCAGCCGCTGGATGCGGACGGGCTGCTGGCGCTGCTGGCCCGCTCCTGTGACGTGGAGCCGTGGGCGCTCGCCGACGGGCCGGGGCCGGACGAGGCGTGGAACTTCTGGCGGTCGGCACGGCTGGTGCACCGGACGTACTGGCTGCGGACCTGGCCGGGTTCGGCGACCGAGATCGGGTCGCTGTTCGCGTGGGCGTCGACCGCCCCGGCCGCGCAGACCAGCGTGGCGCTGGTGCTCGGGGCCGCGGGCGCCGAGGACGTGCCGGTACGGGCGTTCATCAGGCTGGCCACCCGGCCCGACGCCGACCTGCGGGCGCTGGACCGGGTGCTGGTCGAGGGGGTCCGGCGGGTCGGCGGCGAGTTGCAGCCGCTCGACGGGGAGCAGGGGCCGGCGGCGTATGCGACGGCACCGACCGGGGGTGGCGCCGGATGA
- a CDS encoding SigE family RNA polymerase sigma factor — protein sequence MSTDESFAAFVTARSGRLIAHAELLCGSREQARDIVQTVLMRAYPRWRRIEHEDPYGYLCVAVTNAVTDWWRLAHRRREQPVGVLPETAAGDGTARADDRNTLIPALARLTPRERAIVVLRYLDDRKESEVADMLGISTGTVKSLCHRALGKMRITLGEVEVERSA from the coding sequence ATGAGCACGGACGAGTCCTTCGCCGCGTTCGTGACCGCGCGGTCGGGCCGGCTGATCGCTCACGCCGAACTCCTGTGCGGTAGCCGGGAACAGGCCCGCGACATCGTGCAGACGGTGCTGATGCGCGCCTACCCGCGCTGGCGTCGCATCGAGCACGAGGATCCGTACGGCTATCTGTGCGTTGCGGTGACCAACGCGGTCACCGACTGGTGGCGGCTCGCCCACCGGCGCCGGGAGCAGCCGGTCGGCGTCCTACCGGAGACCGCGGCCGGTGACGGCACCGCCCGCGCCGACGACCGGAACACCCTGATCCCCGCGCTGGCCCGGCTCACCCCACGGGAACGGGCCATCGTCGTGCTCCGCTACCTCGACGACCGCAAGGAGTCCGAGGTCGCCGACATGCTCGGGATCAGCACGGGGACGGTCAAGTCACTGTGCCATCGGGCGCTCGGCAAGATGCGGATCACGCTGGGCGAAGTCGAAGTCGAGAGGAGCGCCTGA